ACCTTAAAAATATGAGCGATGTCTATTTTGATTTAGACAGTATATTCAGCAAAAAGGAGACAAAAATGGAAACCGTAGAAAGGATTAAAAAGGAGGGGAAGATTACGGATAAAGAGAGTTTCGCCTATTATGCAGGACAAATAGCCTACTATCTTTTAAACCAATCAAAGTCCTCTGAAAAAACACATGCCATGATAGAGCCATTCATAAACATGAATAATTTTGGACTACTTGCTGAAAGGATTAAGGAATTGTTTAATTCCTACAAACATGCCATTCCGCTTAATGCTAAAAGATTTAATGAAATGTTTTCAGGAATGTCGGGATTCCTTTACGACAACAAAGAAGAGAAGTTCACCAGGGAGTTAATAACTCTTTTTTATGCCGGTTATTTTAATAGTAACGAAAATATTTTTTATGCTTCGTCAAAGGAGGGAGAAAAGTGAACGAAACTAAAGAAACAAAACAAGATGAAAGTGAATTCAAAAGCAGATGTTATGGAATTATTGTAATAAAGAGTGAAAACAGTAATTTTAATGCTGACTTTACCGGTAATCCAAGAAGGTTGCCTGATGAAAATGGGACTATCTACGCAACTGATAAGGCATTAAAGTATGCCATTAGAAAATACTGGGTAGATAACAGTCAGAATGTCTTTGTCTGGAAAACCTTCAGAAAAGATAACGGTAAGTATCTGCCATATACTCTTGAAGAAAGATACAAAAATATGAAAGAAAAACTAGAGAAAGAGACGCCTCTGGAAGTTTTCGCGGAATGTATTGATACAAAACTGTTTGGGATTACCTTCGCAATGCAATCCGCTACAGAAGGAGAAAGTAAAAATATATCTCTTACCGGCCCTGTTCAAATAAGCTATGGAGTAAACAAGTATGTAGAAAATATTATTTTCTCAAATGACATACTTTCTCCATACGCTACAGATTCCGGAGACAAAAGTTCAACAATAGGAAATGAAAACAAGGCAAAGGAGATTTATTATGTGTACGATTTTGTAGTAAACCCTTCAAACATACTTAACCATTATGAAGATAATCCCGAAGTGCAGGAGAAAATGATGCTTAGGGTAGGAGATATAGACAGCCTGAAAGATGCTCTTAAAAATGCCGTAACAAACCTGAACACCGCATCAAAGGTTGGGTCTGAAAACATGCTTACTCTGTTTATAACGATGAATGAAGGATCAAAAGTACAAATCCCTACCTTAAAAAGTCTTGTAAGGATAACAAAAAACAGTGGAAATCCTACAATAGATTTTACATCAGTAGTGAAAACGCTTAATAATTATGGAGAAAAGAGTATGGAATTGTATTACGATAACACTTTGATTGATGTGAAAGGTTGTGACCAAATTGATAACAAACATCAATCAAATAACAAGTATTAATTGTTGTTCTCATTTATTTCATTAATAATATTATATTGGAGGTAACTTTTATGGCTATTACTGCAATACAGGGCGTTTGTCATGATGGTAAAATAGAACCATTGGAAAAAATTCCTTACAAAACGGATAAGAAGGTTATCATTGTTTTTCTGGATGACGCAGAAGATAGGATATGGGAAAACGCTGTAGCTGAAGATTTTGTGAAGGGATACTCGGAAAAGGATACCGCTTATGACAAACTATGATTTTGGCGATATATTACTCGTGAAATTTCCCTATAGCGAAGAAAAAGGAGAAACTAAAAGGCCAGTGGTTGTTTTAGCACAGACAGATGTAAAGGACATTGTTGTGGCAAAGGTGACCAGTATGGAACAAAGAGGCGAATATGATATAGCAATAGATAATTGGAAACACGTGGGCTTATTATATCCCTCCATTGTTAGAATAGATAAATTGGCTACTCTTTCAAAAGAGAGATTGACAAGAAAACTTGGAGTGCTGAATGATTCATATAAGCCCAATATAATCTATAAGATAAAACAACTGTTTAAAATAGAGAATTAAAATGAATACTGGAGAAAATCAATGAACGTATTCTCTTTTGACATTGCCGGAGATATGGCATTCTTCAAAAAAAACGATGCCAATGACATGGTGTATACAAGCTACAACTTTCTGCATAAACCGGTGACATTGGGTATTATTGGTGCTATCCTTGGAATTTCCGGTTACTCGAAATCCAAGTCAAATCAACATCCTGACTTTTACACAAATTTAATGGATATGAAAATTGCCATACTTCCCCATTATGAGAAACCTTTAAAAAAAGTTATTACAGGTTTTAATAATGCTTCTGGGCTTGCATCAAGAAGTACAAAGAAACAAGGCGAGACATGGCAGATAAGAGAGCAAATTCTTATGGGAGAACCGGAAATCAGATATACG
Above is a genomic segment from Candidatus Scalindua japonica containing:
- a CDS encoding type I CRISPR-associated protein Cas7; the encoded protein is MNETKETKQDESEFKSRCYGIIVIKSENSNFNADFTGNPRRLPDENGTIYATDKALKYAIRKYWVDNSQNVFVWKTFRKDNGKYLPYTLEERYKNMKEKLEKETPLEVFAECIDTKLFGITFAMQSATEGESKNISLTGPVQISYGVNKYVENIIFSNDILSPYATDSGDKSSTIGNENKAKEIYYVYDFVVNPSNILNHYEDNPEVQEKMMLRVGDIDSLKDALKNAVTNLNTASKVGSENMLTLFITMNEGSKVQIPTLKSLVRITKNSGNPTIDFTSVVKTLNNYGEKSMELYYDNTLIDVKGCDQIDNKHQSNNKY
- a CDS encoding type II toxin-antitoxin system PemK/MazF family toxin; translation: MTNYDFGDILLVKFPYSEEKGETKRPVVVLAQTDVKDIVVAKVTSMEQRGEYDIAIDNWKHVGLLYPSIVRIDKLATLSKERLTRKLGVLNDSYKPNIIYKIKQLFKIEN